One Rhizoctonia solani chromosome 1, complete sequence DNA window includes the following coding sequences:
- a CDS encoding LSM domain-containing protein has protein sequence MSKASQPELKKFMDKRLFIHLQGGRKISGVLRGFDIFLNLVVDDAVEETVPAEKHPIGQVVIRGNSVTSMETLEFAR, from the exons ATGTCGAAAGCGTCCCAGCCGGAGCTCAAAAAG TTTATGGATAAACGCTTGTTTATCCACCTGCAAGGCGGACGCAAGATTAGCGGTGTCCTTCGTGGGTTTGATATTTTCCTCAACCTTGTCGTGGACGACGCTGTCGAAGAGACTGTACCAGCGGAAAAACACCCAATTGGCCAAGTG GTCATCCGAGGAAACAGCGTCACCTCGATGGAAACACTCGAATTTGCTCGATAG
- a CDS encoding LSM domain-containing protein: MSHSIFPPNTGPKLPPDFSSLVIQGPYPPSAPIHLCLSHLQSGPKSNKAVLISSSSKHLSSQLEEYSDLWLHEHAMSGAIAEHLHQTDILYVDALTLPSSSGPINPMYQLSTNAQTPPSTLGTTPGILHPILQSRYKGMRISGPDAFSPARTVGVLFSRDDPEL; the protein is encoded by the exons ATGAGCCACTCGATCTTTCCTCCAAACACTGGACCCAAACTGCCTCCAGATTTTAGTTCGCTCGTTATTCAAGGTCCTTACCCGCCCTCTGCGCCTATCCACCTCTGCCTATCTCACCTCCAATCAG GGCCCAAGAGCAACAAGGCCGTCCTGATTTCTTCGTCCTCTAAGCATCTTTCATCCCAGCTCGAAGAATACAGCGATCTATGGCTTCATGAACATGCGATGAGCGGAGCTATAGCCGAACATCTCCACCAAACTGATATATTGTACGTCGACGCACTAACCCTCCCTTCCTCAAGTGGACCCATTAATCCCATGTACCAGCTATCCACCAACGCACAAACACCTCCGTCTACTCTTGGCACGACTCCGGGCATACTCCACCCCATCCTCCAAAGTCGATATAAAGGCATGCGTATCTCGGGTCCCGACGCTTTTAGTCCTGCACGAACTGTCGGGGTACTTTTTAGCAGGGACGATCCTGAACTGTGA
- a CDS encoding distribution and morphology protein: protein MNALPTLNGSIGYIFTSCDLEMKHSATVPFKDVVDRFVIHDRPRRPIGKEEIFLGGRNINAKEYLLYGRYYVPSSRLDALYSVRLSPTLQGLIAAVSNPRARFSPPLSSPLRESAGNVMFSLQHDTGRWCTEYSWSADDGMWGVRVLHNFGRLANEAIDAERVARKERERGTKRVDEEERMEGGLKGRLSAGAELYFSLKEKSAGGIVTGIRFTTLPDASPPSTSGTPDSNIPAQTPTTLTATFNPMMGHISAAYAARASRDLALCSRFDFNIYSYESEWTMGAEWWLRRAAGRRLTTDIQKEETENDNSNSSEPVALNDISPPGQDAPSPFPSNGIPGLGGDVTGVVKARISTSSDVSLMWEGRIRNMLVSLGVVSDLSNRSKPIKSIGLELAYFSGPE from the exons ATGAACGCCCTGCCAACCCTCAACGGATCGATAGGGTACATCTTCACTTCATGCGACCTGGAGATGAAACACTCGGCTACCGTACCGTTCAAAGATGTAGTCGATCGATTTGTGATTCATGATAGACCACGCAGGCCGATTGGGAAAGAAGAGATATTCCTCGGCGGGAGAAATATAAATGCCAAAG AATACCTGCTCTACGGAAGATACTATGTCCCATCTTCCAGGCTCGATGCGCTTTATTCTGTCCGGTTATCACCAACCCTCCAAGGTTTGATCGCAGCAGTGTCCAACCCTCGTGCCCGTTTCTCGCCACCTCTCTCAAGTCCCCTGAGAGAATCGGCAGGAAATGTAATGTTTAGTCTACAACATGATACAGGTCGATGGTGTACCGAGTACAGCTGGTCAGCAGACGATGGAATGTGGGGTGTTCGCGTCTTGCATAACTTTGGGAGGCTAGCAAACGAGGCGATTGACGCTGAGAGGGTAGCGAGAaaggagagagagagagggaCAAAGAGGGTGGATGAGGAAGAGAGGATGGAGGGAGGGCTCAAGGGACGATTGTCGGCCGGTGCTGAGTTGTATTTTAGTCTAAAGGAGAAGAGCGCTGGAGGTAT TGTCACTGGTATCAGGTTCACAACTCTACCCGATGCGTCGCCCCCATCCACATCGGGCACCCCCGACTCCAATATACCAGCGCAAACACCCACGACGTTAACAGCTACGTTTAACCCTATGATGGGTCACATATCAGCCGCATATGCTGCTCGCGCCTCGAGAGATCTCGCACTCTGCTCTCGCTTTGATTTTAACATTTATAGCTACGAGAGCGAGTGGACGATGGGCGCCGAGTGGTGGTTGCGTCGAGCCGCCGGGAGACGGCTCACTACCGATATCCAAAAGGAAGAAACGGAAAACGACAATTCGAATAGCAGTGAGCCGGTTGCTTTGAATGATATTTCACCTCCTGGACAAGATGCGCCTTCACCTTTCCCTTCAAACGGGATACCGGGATTAGGAGGGGACGTTACAGGCGTTGTCAAAGCACGTATATCCACCAGTTCC GACGTCTCACTCATGTGGGAGGGCCGGATAAGGAATATGCTCGTCAGCCTGGGAGTTGTCTCAGACTTGTCAAACCGTTCCAAGCCGATAAAATCGATCGGACTCGAGCTCGCGTATTTCTCCGGGCCGGAGTAA